The sequence below is a genomic window from Actinomycetes bacterium.
TGGCGGTCATCGACCCCGCCCCCCGGGACGCCACCATCGTCGCCACGACCCCGGTCGAGCTGCTGATCATCGGCCGGCGCCGGTTCTGGGCCACTCTCGAGGACAGCCCCACGCTGATGCGCAAGGTGATCGTCGGGCTGGCGCAGCGCCTGCGGGCCAGCGACCAGGCCGACACCGCCCGGCGTACCGGGGCGGCGGACATCAGCGACGGCGCGGCCACCTAGGCCTGACGCCGGCGCCGGGCCGGCGCGGACCCGGTCCCGCCGGCGGCCCGGGTCCCGGACTCAGACCTGGGCCGGCGCTGCCGCCTGGGCGGACGCCGCCGCCCGCGACGCCGCAGCCTGGTCGACGGCGGCCTCGTGGTCGGCCACGGGGCCGTGCTCCCGCCACCACGCCTGCCCTGCCTCGGGCAGGGTGTGGATCGGGTCGTAGTACTCGTAGCGGCGGCTCAGCGCCTCTGACAGCGACGTGTCGGTCTTCTCGATCCCGGTGCGGTAGTTCTTGGTCCAGTACGAGATGCCGCGCTCGTGGTCGTACTCCTCGATCTGGTGCACCCAGCGCTTCCCGACGAACGGGACGTCACAGATGATCCTCGGGGTGGCGAAGCCGGGGAGGTAGCCCATGATCCCGTGCTGCAGCTTCTGCGCCTCGGCGACGGACACCCGCCAGTGCTCCGAGAACGGGATCATGTCGCACATGTAGAAGTAGTAGGGCATGATCCCGGCGCCGTCGAGCAGCGAGAAGCAGAGGTCGAGCAGGTCGGTCGTGGTGGCGTTGACCCCGTGCATCAGGACGCCCTGGTTGCGAACGTCGCGCACGCCGGCCTCGAGCATGGCCGTGGTGGCGTCGGCCACCAGCGGCGTGACCGAGTTGGCGTTGTTGACGTGGGTGTGGATCGCCAGGTGCACCCCGCGGGCCCGGGCGACCGTGGCGAGCCGCTCCATGCCGGCGCGGACGTCGTCCTGCAGCCAGTGCTGCGGCAGCCCCATGAGTGCCTTGGTCGCCAGGCGGATGTCGCGGATGTTCTCGATGTCGAGCAGCCGCGCGATGAAGGCCTCGAGGTTCTTGAACGGCATGTTGGCCACGTCGCCACCGGACACGACGACGTCCCGCACGCCGGGGGAGCGGCGCAGGTAGTCGATCATGGCGTCGTACCGGTCCACCGGCTTGAGGTCGAACTTCAGCTTGTCGATCACCGGGGTCGAGTTGCCGACGAGGTCCATCCGGGTGCAGTGGCCGCAGTACTGCGGGCAGGTCGGCAGCAGCTCGGCCAGCACCTTGGTCGGGTAGCGGTGGGTCAGCCCCTCGGCCACCCACATGTCATGCTCGTGCAGCGAGTCCCGGGTCGCGTGCGGGTGGCTCGGCCAGTCGGTGCGCCGGTCGGAGAACACCGGGAGCATGTAACGGCGGACCGGGTCGGCGTAGAACGCGTCGGTCCAGCTCTGGCCGTCAGCCGGGCCGGCCGGGACGATGGTGTTCATCATCTGCGGCGGCATCAGCATCGACATGGTCGCGCGCTCGGCCTGGTCCCGCTCCAGGTCGGCGTAGAAGCGGTCCTCGAGCAGGTCGCCCATCAGCTCGCGCAGCTGCTTGACGTTCTTGACGCAGTGCGCCCGCTGCCACTGGGCGCTGGCCCACTCCTCCGCGGTGACGCCGCGGTAGCCCGGCAACCGTCTCCAGTCCGGCTCGACCAGTTCGCGGCGCCGGTAGGCGTAGGGCTGCTCGAGGTGGGACGCCTCCGGGCCGGCGGGGACGTCGGTGGTCGCGGTCATCGAGGCTCCAAGGCAGGGGGCAGGCATGGGCTGGCAACGTGGAGGACTTGTG
It includes:
- a CDS encoding lysine 2,3-aminomutase — translated: MTATTDVPAGPEASHLEQPYAYRRRELVEPDWRRLPGYRGVTAEEWASAQWQRAHCVKNVKQLRELMGDLLEDRFYADLERDQAERATMSMLMPPQMMNTIVPAGPADGQSWTDAFYADPVRRYMLPVFSDRRTDWPSHPHATRDSLHEHDMWVAEGLTHRYPTKVLAELLPTCPQYCGHCTRMDLVGNSTPVIDKLKFDLKPVDRYDAMIDYLRRSPGVRDVVVSGGDVANMPFKNLEAFIARLLDIENIRDIRLATKALMGLPQHWLQDDVRAGMERLATVARARGVHLAIHTHVNNANSVTPLVADATTAMLEAGVRDVRNQGVLMHGVNATTTDLLDLCFSLLDGAGIMPYYFYMCDMIPFSEHWRVSVAEAQKLQHGIMGYLPGFATPRIICDVPFVGKRWVHQIEEYDHERGISYWTKNYRTGIEKTDTSLSEALSRRYEYYDPIHTLPEAGQAWWREHGPVADHEAAVDQAAASRAAASAQAAAPAQV